The window TTTAAGAAATTCAGATATTTTTATTGATAAGTCTACAGGAAAAAATTTCAACCGGCCTGAATATCAAAAATTAAAAGAAGAAATACAATCAGGAGATACATTAATTATAATGAGCTTGGATCGTTTAGGAAGAAATAAAAAGCAATCTCTTGATGAACTAAGAGAACTTAAACAAAAAGGAATTAGATTAGTTGTTGATGATATTCCTACAACTGCTATTGAGTTAGATGATAATAAATTAATAATAGAAATGATAAATAATATATTAATTGAAGTTTATGCTACTTTGGCAGAAGAAGAACTAAATATCTCAACCAAAAGGAGAGAACAAGGAATTGCCGCCATGCCAATTAATGAAAATGGAAAAAAATATTCTAAAAAGACTGGCAGGGAAGTAGGTAGGCCTAATAAACAAAAAACTCTTTCTAAAGAACAACAACGTTATATTAAAGCTTGGATAGAAAAAAGTATAAAATTATCTGACTGTATTAAATTTACTGGATTAAGTCAAGCTACTTTATACAGAATAAAAAGTCATTTTTATAAAAATATAGAAGAGTAATACTAAAAGTATTACTCTTCTATTTCTTTTTCTAAAGTTTCTATATCAAATTTTTCATATTTTACATTTTTTCTAATTTTATGGGTAAAATAAATAATAAATAAAATTTCTTCTATTTCCTTAGTTTCTTCATCTTCTAAAAGATTTTTTGTATTTAACAAAATTTTAGAGATCTCCTGATATTTTTCAAATTCTTCTTGTTCTTCTAAACTTAATGACTTTTTTAAACTCTCAATATCTTTTTTATTTTTTAAAAATTTATTAACTCCTAATTTTTCCCCTACAGCTGCACCAAATTTATTTTTACTTAAATTTATTCCTCTAATAAAACTAAAAATATATCCTGTCAAATTATAAAATGGGTACGTACTCCAATTTTTATAAAATTCTTGATCTGTACCATACAATTTACACAGCTTTTCTATTGCTTCTACTGGAATTTTTTTAGTTTTTCCATCTTCATATCTCGTAAATGTTGCTATTGGTATTCCAGTTTGTTTTACTGCACTATCTAAAGATATTTTTCTTTTTTTTCTACTATCTTTTAATTTCTTGTAATTGAATGTATTTTCAAAAAAATCTTCTAAAATAGGATCTAACATATTATACCTCTTTTTATAATAAAATTGATTAATAATTTATTTATACTATATTTTTCTACTAAATGCAATCTATTTTAGTCAAAAAAATAAAGTATTACTAAAAGTATTACTTGACATTCTCCATTAAAAGTATTATACTTTAATTAAGTAATACTAATAGTAATACCCTATGGCTTATCATAATATAAATACTTTATTTTACTATATTTCTTTAATGTTATATTATGTAAAAAAGAAGTCTATATCAGACTTCTTTCTAAGATATATGATATATACCTAACTCGCAACTAGATTATATCACATATCTAAAAAAAAATAAAGGAGTGATATAATGAAAACAACAATTTTAGAAAATGGATTAATTGAATGTTATTTTAAAGCTCTTGATGTTACTTATCTAGTAGATGATATGGACAAAGCAA of the Fusobacterium necrogenes genome contains:
- a CDS encoding recombinase family protein, which produces MRKYLYIRVSTREQNEDRQLKLKEKYNLRNSDIFIDKSTGKNFNRPEYQKLKEEIQSGDTLIIMSLDRLGRNKKQSLDELRELKQKGIRLVVDDIPTTAIELDDNKLIIEMINNILIEVYATLAEEELNISTKRREQGIAAMPINENGKKYSKKTGREVGRPNKQKTLSKEQQRYIKAWIEKSIKLSDCIKFTGLSQATLYRIKSHFYKNIEE
- a CDS encoding helix-turn-helix domain-containing protein is translated as MLDPILEDFFENTFNYKKLKDSRKKRKISLDSAVKQTGIPIATFTRYEDGKTKKIPVEAIEKLCKLYGTDQEFYKNWSTYPFYNLTGYIFSFIRGINLSKNKFGAAVGEKLGVNKFLKNKKDIESLKKSLSLEEQEEFEKYQEISKILLNTKNLLEDEETKEIEEILFIIYFTHKIRKNVKYEKFDIETLEKEIEE